A window of bacterium contains these coding sequences:
- a CDS encoding TlpA family protein disulfide reductase, translating into MITNKMLWPVLGLLIAMTAIFSCVYADNPDCCNGSSSQAQTGKKCDEDCTKTVDECSQSISASDQAKVMKTMSYYCSAYQACSVDRDLRGATAAELEEYKKEKALDGKTFTDRIAPDFRAAGSDGSVVSLSAFRGKPVALVFLAVHCNHSKDTLPILSELKKEYEPQGIVILPVYVHDGAVEDIKQFADSLKLDFPLLVVGKEISKAYKNRMVPTTLLIDSSGHIVRQFVGFKKQSVLASAFAQLLQTNEPKQTSTGR; encoded by the coding sequence ATGATTACAAACAAAATGCTATGGCCTGTTTTGGGTCTGCTGATTGCCATGACGGCCATTTTCTCTTGCGTTTACGCGGATAATCCGGACTGCTGTAACGGCTCTTCGAGCCAGGCCCAAACGGGAAAAAAGTGTGATGAGGATTGTACCAAGACTGTCGATGAATGCAGCCAAAGTATCTCAGCCAGTGATCAGGCAAAAGTAATGAAGACAATGAGCTACTATTGCTCAGCTTATCAAGCCTGCTCCGTTGACCGGGATTTGCGTGGAGCAACAGCTGCGGAGCTGGAGGAATACAAAAAGGAAAAGGCGCTGGATGGTAAAACGTTTACAGACCGGATTGCTCCGGATTTCCGGGCGGCTGGTTCGGATGGCTCAGTTGTTTCGCTTTCAGCGTTTCGCGGAAAACCGGTAGCTCTAGTCTTTCTTGCGGTGCACTGCAATCACAGCAAGGATACTCTCCCGATCCTGTCAGAACTGAAGAAAGAATATGAACCCCAGGGAATTGTGATCCTTCCAGTTTACGTTCACGATGGAGCTGTTGAAGACATCAAACAGTTTGCCGATTCCCTGAAACTAGACTTTCCTCTCCTGGTCGTAGGGAAAGAAATCTCAAAGGCGTACAAAAACCGCATGGTTCCAACTACCTTACTAATTGATAGTAGCGGCCACATCGTACGTCAATTCGTGGGATTCAAAAAACAGTCCGTTTTGGCAAGCGCTTTTGCTCAATTACTTCAAACAAATGAGCCAAAGCAAACTTCTACAGGGAGATAA
- a CDS encoding BlaI/MecI/CopY family transcriptional regulator, protein MKRKIPHFTFDPNKKGLQKILGELEAEIMEVVWERGEVTVRQVQERLERKREIAYTTVMTVMSRLAEKGLLRQIRDGMAFSYRPAYSKEEFTEGSVKKILTELLEDFSAPVLHQFVNSVQESQPERMEELARLVESKRKKENV, encoded by the coding sequence ATGAAACGTAAGATTCCTCATTTCACTTTTGACCCGAACAAGAAGGGGCTGCAGAAGATCCTCGGCGAACTGGAAGCAGAAATCATGGAAGTTGTCTGGGAACGTGGAGAGGTTACTGTACGTCAGGTACAGGAAAGGCTTGAGCGCAAACGAGAAATCGCGTATACGACAGTAATGACGGTCATGTCCCGGTTGGCAGAAAAAGGGCTTCTACGGCAGATTCGCGACGGGATGGCTTTTTCCTATCGGCCGGCGTATTCAAAAGAGGAATTCACGGAAGGGAGTGTGAAGAAAATCCTCACAGAACTTCTTGAGGATTTCAGCGCTCCTGTGCTTCATCAATTTGTAAATTCTGTGCAAGAGTCCCAGCCGGAGAGAATGGAAGAGCTTGCGCGTCTGGTGGAATCAAAACGGAAGAAGGAAAATGTTTGA
- a CDS encoding isocitrate lyase/phosphoenolpyruvate mutase family protein — MTVRRSRLRPCWTQFARIDVYLREQPVPEPDKYKETLERAKAYLEAGADCIYPITLGNLETLKKLKTKTNAPINVYAPACRATARELQEAGIARISFGPAVIKASLTVMRKIAIELQDYGSFDVFTKDMMSSDEIRQYVWVLRRLDTGHFIP, encoded by the coding sequence ATGACGGTCAGAAGATCGCGTTTGCGGCCATGTTGGACGCAATTCGCCCGGATCGACGTTTACCTGAGAGAACAACCGGTTCCCGAACCGGACAAATACAAAGAAACCCTTGAGCGGGCAAAGGCCTATCTGGAAGCCGGTGCCGACTGCATTTATCCAATTACCCTGGGAAATCTGGAGACACTCAAAAAGCTCAAGACGAAAACGAATGCCCCCATTAACGTCTATGCTCCCGCGTGTCGAGCTACAGCGCGTGAATTGCAAGAAGCTGGAATCGCCCGCATCAGCTTTGGACCGGCCGTGATCAAGGCAAGCTTGACCGTGATGCGAAAGATTGCAATAGAGCTTCAGGATTATGGTTCTTTCGATGTGTTCACAAAAGATATGATGTCAAGTGACGAAATCCGGCAGTACGTATGGGTCCTCCGCAGACTTGACACCGGCCATTTTATTCCATAA
- a CDS encoding CPBP family intramembrane metalloprotease, translated as MNDSRERHNEKNQRLWRKFPVILRSVLIGFIVLFAGIIPWSKLAETNLKIGSSLPWTFFVALFYLIFYWKYLNGWGRPQSTAQIRRQFFRANVVRGPILLWSALAGGFLAFTLIGLQFLGWMFGSAPSSKLEEFATLRSYPFWTVVPLLLMGSVFAGVAEEAAFRGYMQVPIEKHHSPRTAIAVVAFFFSVAHFPSLPAFPVFYVAAVGWSLLAYFSNSILPGMVLHAAVDVITWIWVWVNLETVRSLTSIDVHSGANSVMILGFVLTAAIAIASVLSFQKLYAVSSRQLRQAANRT; from the coding sequence ATGAATGATTCCAGGGAACGGCATAATGAGAAGAATCAGAGACTGTGGAGAAAATTTCCGGTAATTCTTCGTTCGGTCCTGATTGGATTTATTGTCCTGTTTGCCGGGATCATTCCATGGTCAAAGTTGGCCGAAACAAACCTGAAGATTGGCTCCTCTTTGCCATGGACATTCTTTGTCGCACTTTTCTATCTTATTTTTTACTGGAAGTACTTGAACGGTTGGGGAAGGCCTCAGTCCACTGCGCAGATCCGCCGACAGTTCTTTCGCGCTAACGTCGTACGTGGCCCTATACTCCTTTGGTCAGCGCTTGCAGGCGGGTTTCTAGCATTCACTCTTATCGGCCTGCAGTTTTTGGGATGGATGTTCGGATCGGCTCCGAGTTCTAAACTTGAGGAATTCGCCACGCTCCGTTCTTACCCCTTTTGGACGGTTGTGCCGTTGCTTTTGATGGGCTCGGTGTTTGCTGGTGTTGCTGAAGAGGCGGCGTTTAGAGGCTATATGCAGGTCCCGATCGAAAAGCATCACAGTCCGAGAACTGCCATAGCAGTCGTTGCGTTCTTCTTTTCAGTGGCGCATTTTCCTTCCCTTCCTGCATTTCCAGTCTTCTACGTGGCGGCTGTCGGTTGGAGCCTTTTAGCCTATTTCTCCAATTCAATCTTGCCCGGCATGGTTCTCCACGCTGCTGTCGATGTCATCACATGGATATGGGTGTGGGTAAACCTCGAGACAGTGCGAAGCCTTACCTCAATTGACGTTCACAGTGGCGCAAATTCGGTCATGATACTCGGTTTCGTACTCACGGCCGCAATAGCTATCGCATCTGTTCTCAGTTTCCAGAAGCTGTACGCGGTATCATCTCGGCAACTGCGACAAGCGGCCAACCGGACATAA